A window of Desulfuromonas acetoxidans DSM 684 genomic DNA:
TCCCACCAGCAAAGAGCCGAGAAACCACTCATAGACCCGCTCCAGTGCCTGAGCACCGAGAGTCTCCAACGAGATGTCCGTCAGCCAGCGACCATGGCGCAGATAGAAGCCCACCTCGATACACAGCGCCGGCACCAGCGGCGGCATGCACAGATTCCCCGCCGCAACGGCCAGATAGCGGTTGAGGCCGAGAAAGCCGGCAACAAACAGCGTCACCACCGTGTGGCAGGCGATCAATGGCAATGCGCCGAGCAACACTCCCACGGCCATGGCCAGTCCGATTCTGGCCGGGGACACATTCTGCGCCAGCAACTGACGCAATGAACTCACAGGCCGTCGCCAACTGAACGGCGGTTGTTGTCGCTTGACCAGCCGTTTATGCGGCCAGGGCGCAATGGAACGCAGGCACAGCCGGGTATTGAGCCACGACAGCCGCAGGTTGTCCGTCAATTTGTTAAAATGAGACACCCGCGCCTTTCCCGGCGCATAATAGACCTGAATCGGCACGTCGCGCAGCGGCACACCGGCCCAATTGGCCTTGACCAGTACCTCCACTTCAAACGAGTAGTGGCAATCACTGAAGCTCAAATGATCAAACACCGCCAGCGGATAGGCTCGATAGCCGCTCTGCACATCGCCCAATGTCTGACCGGTCTGTACCCTGAGCCAGAAATTGGAAAACCGTCGGCCAAACCGTGAGCTGCCCGGAATATCCGCTGCGGTAAAATCACGCAACCCGACATGAATCGCCAGCGGCTCCTGTTCAATCGCGGCAAAAAACCGCGGCAGATCTTCGGGAAAATGTTGCCCGTCAGCGTCGAGGATAATCAGATGCCTCATTCCCTGCTGTTTGGCATACTCCGCCGCCGTCAGAATCGCCGCTCCTTTGCCGCAATTGTGGTTGTGTCGCAACACCGCAACGGGCAAATCGTCAATCAACGACGCCACAGCATTCTCACTGCCGTCATCCACCACCAATACCTGATCGTGTTGCTGCAGACAGCGCTCCACCACGTCACGCAAGGTTGCCGCGTGGTTGTAGACCGGAATCGCCACCAGGATTTGAGAACGGTCCGTCACTCCCGTCACCTTATCACCCCTCATCGCCCAGCCGTTTCCCTTTGCGGGCAAACGACAGGAATCCGCCGAGATTGCGGACAAAGCGCCCCCAACTGTGCGGTGACTTCCACAACATGGTCACATAGCCCCAGATCACATCATTGCGGCGAAAGTGTTTCTTGTAAAAGGTCAGAAACAGCTCTTCGAGCTTTTCCTCACTCATGCCATGAGGAATAAACTGGAAACGCATGCAATCCATTTTGGCCCAGTCTTCGTCAAACACACCCAACTCATGGATGTTTTCGTAGAGCGGCGAGCCCGGAAACGGCGTAAACTTGGCAACATTGAGATCATCAATGGGCAGTTTGAGAATGTAATCGATACTGCGTCGCACGCTCTGTTCACTCTCACCGGGCAGGCCGACCATCATCAACCCTTTAACGCGAATACCATGTTTCTTGATCAGACGGATGGTGTTGGCCAACATGTCAAGATCGGGATTCTGACGGTGCTGGGCCAGCAACTCGGGATCACCGGTCTCAATGCCGAGGCTCATCATCCAGCAGCCCGCCCGTTTCATCAACGCAATCAGTTCATCATCGACATGCTCAGCACGGATGGCGCAGTTAAACGTCATGCCGAGGGGCTGGTCAATCATCCGCTGACAGAAATCGATCACCCGCTGGCGGTGAAACGTGAACTGATCGTCATAAAAGTTGATATGACGGATATCGTAACGCTCGCGCAGATGCTGCAGATGACGGTACAGATAATCTGCAGAGTTGTAACGAAACGTGCGCCGGAACACCGAGCGGTCACAGTAACTACACGCGTACGGACACCCACGGCTGGAAATACAGCTGGTGTTAGGCGCTTTGGGATAATTGAAAATCGGCAACTGATACGCCTCGGGAAAACCCTCCAGCTTATCGTAAGCCGGAAACGGCAGTGCATCCAGATCGAGTGCCGGTTCACGGTAACCATTGAACACCACTTCGCCATCATCAGTGCGACACACCACGCCTGAAAGGGCTGTATGATCATCGTTGGTGGCCGACGCCAGTTGATAGAGGGTCTCCTCCCCTTCGCCGACCACCAGGGCATCCAGCTGCGGATAATCACTGAGTAACGTCTCTTTTAACGCCGACACATGGGCACCACCGGCTGCCACTTTTAGCCCGGGGCAGGCATCACGCGCCAGTTCGGCAATGCGCACCCCATCGAGAAAACTGGAGGTAGTGCAACTCAGCCCCAGCCACGCCGGACGGTGCTGACGCACGTAATCACAGATCGCCTGATCTGAGTCGGGCCGCGCGTAACAGTCGATGATATCAACCTGCAGCCCCCGCTCCATCAGGTAGGCAGCGATACTGGCCAGACCCAAAGGCGGCATGATATTGGCCAGCCGCGATACATCGTGTCCGGCCTGGCCACTGGCGTAACCAAGGGGATGTACCAGCAGAATCCGTTGTCGATCCAGATCAGCGTGCACGGCGTCTCCTGCGGCCTGGAGTGTCAAAACGGATCAGATGATCCCACAAAATTCCCTTAAAGCCGAAATTGTTCATTACCGCCATCTTCTCCTGGCCATCTGACGGTGGGAAGATGCGATCACGGCGGCCATTGAACGAATCAAGAATCATCTGGTTCATCGGCTCCACCTGGATGTGCGGTGAAAAATAGTAGATCGGCTTGATCAACGACGCGCCCGGCTCTATCACATTATCGGCAATGGCTCGCTCCAATAGGCGCGACTTAGGCAGAATCCGGATGCCGGAAAAAGCAAACACCACACAGTGCTCCAATTTGGCAATATTAGACAGCCCTTCAGCCACCGTCTCCGGCGTCTCATTCGGCCCGCCGAACATGATGAAATGGGCACAGGGCACCTGCTCGGCAATGGCCGCCTGCTGACAGGCAAGCACTTCATCAAAGCCAAACCCTTTATCAAGTCCGGCCAAAGTGGTGTCGCTGGCGGCATCGGTTCCCATCTCCATGGCATACAGCCCGGCACGTTTGAGCAATTGCAACACCTCACGGTTCAACCCCTGAGGTCGGAAGAAAGCACACCAGCGGATATCGAGTTCACGGCGCACCATCTCTTCGGCCAACTCGAGATATAAACCCTGTGGATCGTTAAAGATCGAATCGGTAAAAAACACCGTACTGGTGGCGTGGTCGCGTTTAAGACGGGCCAAATCCTCGACCACCGCATCCACCGGCCGTGGCCGGAAACGGTGGCCTTCCAAACCGGGATAGGTGCAATAGACACATTTAAACGGGCAACCACGTTTGGTCTGTAAATTGATCAAACCACTGTGCTGCTGGTAATAGTCGACAAATTCCGGCACCAGTAACGGTTGACCCATCTCATGGCCCTGCAACGGTTGACTGCCACAGGTGATTGCCTCAACCTTTTCACCACGGCTGATCCGGTCGATCAACGTTGGTACGGCTTGCTCCCCCTCGCCCACCACACCATAATCGGCACCGAGGTAGCTGAGAATCTCTTCAGGGAGAATGGAAAATGCCGGGCCACCAACGACAACCGGAGCCGAGCTGATGGTACGAATCGTTTCGATCAACCGTTTGGCATCCGTGAGATACCAGTTTTTATCCGAGCTGAATGAGTCGACATTGTCGATGTTGCGCAACGACAGGCAGACCACATCCGCATTAAACGCTTCCAGATCTCCCTGCAGACGACGACAGTCCTGGTCATACACCAGAAAATCAAACTGC
This region includes:
- a CDS encoding DUF2062 domain-containing protein; this encodes MTDRSQILVAIPVYNHAATLRDVVERCLQQHDQVLVVDDGSENAVASLIDDLPVAVLRHNHNCGKGAAILTAAEYAKQQGMRHLIILDADGQHFPEDLPRFFAAIEQEPLAIHVGLRDFTAADIPGSSRFGRRFSNFWLRVQTGQTLGDVQSGYRAYPLAVFDHLSFSDCHYSFEVEVLVKANWAGVPLRDVPIQVYYAPGKARVSHFNKLTDNLRLSWLNTRLCLRSIAPWPHKRLVKRQQPPFSWRRPVSSLRQLLAQNVSPARIGLAMAVGVLLGALPLIACHTVVTLFVAGFLGLNRYLAVAAGNLCMPPLVPALCIEVGFYLRHGRWLTDISLETLGAQALERVYEWFLGSLLVGPLLAVVVGGLVYVIAVGLVGDMDKTVKETCSEHGES
- a CDS encoding B12-binding domain-containing radical SAM protein; its protein translation is MHADLDRQRILLVHPLGYASGQAGHDVSRLANIMPPLGLASIAAYLMERGLQVDIIDCYARPDSDQAICDYVRQHRPAWLGLSCTTSSFLDGVRIAELARDACPGLKVAAGGAHVSALKETLLSDYPQLDALVVGEGEETLYQLASATNDDHTALSGVVCRTDDGEVVFNGYREPALDLDALPFPAYDKLEGFPEAYQLPIFNYPKAPNTSCISSRGCPYACSYCDRSVFRRTFRYNSADYLYRHLQHLRERYDIRHINFYDDQFTFHRQRVIDFCQRMIDQPLGMTFNCAIRAEHVDDELIALMKRAGCWMMSLGIETGDPELLAQHRQNPDLDMLANTIRLIKKHGIRVKGLMMVGLPGESEQSVRRSIDYILKLPIDDLNVAKFTPFPGSPLYENIHELGVFDEDWAKMDCMRFQFIPHGMSEEKLEELFLTFYKKHFRRNDVIWGYVTMLWKSPHSWGRFVRNLGGFLSFARKGKRLGDEG
- a CDS encoding lipid biosynthesis B12-binding/radical SAM protein; this translates as MSRVFLISSNISTDPYPVYPLGMAIVAGALDGAGHEVRQFDFLVYDQDCRRLQGDLEAFNADVVCLSLRNIDNVDSFSSDKNWYLTDAKRLIETIRTISSAPVVVGGPAFSILPEEILSYLGADYGVVGEGEQAVPTLIDRISRGEKVEAITCGSQPLQGHEMGQPLLVPEFVDYYQQHSGLINLQTKRGCPFKCVYCTYPGLEGHRFRPRPVDAVVEDLARLKRDHATSTVFFTDSIFNDPQGLYLELAEEMVRRELDIRWCAFFRPQGLNREVLQLLKRAGLYAMEMGTDAASDTTLAGLDKGFGFDEVLACQQAAIAEQVPCAHFIMFGGPNETPETVAEGLSNIAKLEHCVVFAFSGIRILPKSRLLERAIADNVIEPGASLIKPIYYFSPHIQVEPMNQMILDSFNGRRDRIFPPSDGQEKMAVMNNFGFKGILWDHLIRFDTPGRRRRRAR